The Candidatus Zixiibacteriota bacterium DNA segment TGCCGGAGGGGTTCGAGTACGCGGCGGTGTTGAACAACGCCGAATTCGTCCAGGGCCCGGATTCGACGATGTTCGCCTCGATTCTGCATCGGAATCAGACGGTGCGGCAGTTCACCTGGCGATCGCGCAACCTGCCGCCTCTCGTGCCGGAGCCGCTCATTGCGTCATTGCTCGATCACCGTGTTCTCTTGGACTTCCAAATCGTGCGGTACCGGGAAGGGAACTACACGAAGGAATTCGTGGACAGTTGGTCGGATCTTGCCGGACAGGTGCGACGCGTCTATGTCTCCCTGCTCCATCCTGCGTCCAGTTGGCGACCGTGGGGCAAACTCCCGAGCATTGGGGGCGAAGGCGCCGCATGGGCGCGTCGCCAGCTGGCCCGCCGCATCTACCAGTTTGTTCGTGATTCGATCGCGCTCTCCGGGGTCGCGCCCTCCGTCTACGACGTCAGTCTGCAGCCGGCGAGCGTCGTCTTGGCGCAACGACGGGGCAATGCGATTGAGAAGAACCTGCTGTTTGTTGCCTTGCTCCGCGCGAACGGCTTCGCCGCCTGGCCGGTGCTCATCTCGCGCCGCGATCACTTGCGCTTCGACAGCCGCGACCATCGACTGGAGCAGTTCGACCACACGATTGCCCTTGTGAGTCTGAACGGGGAAGAGCTCTTTTGCGAGACAAATGTCGCCGGCGCCTGGCTGGGGTATCTGCCCCCCGACGATCTGGTCGATGCCGGCGTGGTCATCGACCGTCGGGATGTCGAGGACGTCATCGTGGACCTGCCCGCGCCGCCGGTGGACCGGGATGTGTACGCCGACGGTTCGGTCTATCTGCAGACTGACGGCTCGGCGACCGGCCACTTGGAATTGACGGTTGTCGGTCAGGCAGCCTATGAGTTGTTGTGTGCGCTGTCGGACCACGACACGGTCGGTTATCTGCACCGGGAGTGGCTTCCCGGCATTGTGCCGACCAGCACGGTGGTGGTCACCGACCCCGACAACGACTGGGCGCCGATTCGGTTGAGCGTGGATTTCGCGTGGCCGGGGGCGGCGACGTTGGATGCCCAGCGGCTCTTCATCCGTCCGGCGATCCTGCGACGTCTGGATGAGAATCCCCTCATGGCGGCCAACCGGCGCTATCCGATCTCGTTTGATTATCCCTGGAGTGAGGACTGCCGGGTCGTATGGCACCTGCCGGCCGGATATCAATTTGCCGATCTGCTGTCGGCACGAACGATGTCCGGTGACGGCTATCAGTTCCGGTCATCGGTCATTGCCGACGGCAATCATGTGATCGCCTCTCGATACTGGCGTGTGGAGCGGCGGGATTTTGGCGCGTTGTTCTTTCCGGAATTGCGCGAACTCTTCAACACGGTTCAATTGGCCCAACGCGGCCTCGTTGTTCTGTACCGCGAGACTCCGTAGCAAAGCCCCACGATTCGGGCCAACGAGCAGCGTGTGGTCGTCGTGCAGTCTATGACTGCGCCTGCCGGAGTCGCCGAACAGGTGGGGTTTTGTGTTTGGCGGGTGTTCCGGTGATGGCGTATTGTGGGAGGGCGCCCGGACGGGCGCTTCGCGTCCGACGCGCCATGTCCAGCTTTAGCCCGAACAACAGGCATAGGTCCGGCCCTCGGACGTGGTGGGCTGCGGCGATTGTGGTGTGCCTGCTCGGCGCGTCCGCGGTCGGCGCGCAGCCATGGGAGTTGTATCCGGCCGTCTACGAGTTGGACAAGTGGTCGCTCGACTGGTCGCCGGCGCACGGGTTGTCGGTCGAAGCGCATCGCGTTGTGCGCATCAATCGCGCCGCGGGTGCCGAGGCGGGTCGGATCCATATCTGGGACACATTCTTCCAACGCCTGGTCGGCTTTCAAGGCGAAGTGCGGGACACGCTCGGCCGCGTTCTCTTCACCGTTGGCCCGGAGGCGGTCCGTCCGATCGCGCCATTTTCCGAATTCCGACTCTACTCCGGCGACGTGATCCGGGCCGTGGATCTGGTGGCGCCGCATCCGCCCTACATCATCGAAGCCCGTTGGACCGTGAAGATCGACAACCCGTTCTTCTGGCCCGATTGGGTGTTGGGAGACCACTGGCCGCGTCGACGCGCCGTGTACGAAGTCAAGATACCGGCCGACAAGGCGATCCGCTTCGAAGTCGCTGCTGCGGGTCTCCAGCAATTCGAAGACCACCATCCGCGGCGACAGGTGACCCGCTGGGAACTGCACGATTGGGTGCCGCCGGACACAACCTTCGGGAGTGTCAACGGCACGGTGCCCCTCTTGCACGTCGCGCCGCGAGAGTTCCGGTTTGGCCGACGGAACGGCCGCACCGACTCGTGGGAGGCGCTCGGACAGTGGTACTGGGGGTTGGCGTCCGGTCAACTCGAATTGAGCGCGGACCAGAGGCACGAGATTGATCAACACCTGAAGGATATTGTCGGCGACCGGGCCCGCGCCGCCGCTCTCAAAGACTG contains these protein-coding regions:
- a CDS encoding DUF3857 and transglutaminase domain-containing protein, which codes for MIPTEQRRDRLADDPSAGAAVVFDGGLIVVGPGYKFTFERHRRIQIFRADAYRFANVEIPFHSSEKLELVEAHTLTKDGRRVPVDPSAFYRTQTGEWQKVVFAFPEVTPGCVVEYKYKIFSRNFYYLRPWVFQNEVPTEYSELVVRLPEGFEYAAVLNNAEFVQGPDSTMFASILHRNQTVRQFTWRSRNLPPLVPEPLIASLLDHRVLLDFQIVRYREGNYTKEFVDSWSDLAGQVRRVYVSLLHPASSWRPWGKLPSIGGEGAAWARRQLARRIYQFVRDSIALSGVAPSVYDVSLQPASVVLAQRRGNAIEKNLLFVALLRANGFAAWPVLISRRDHLRFDSRDHRLEQFDHTIALVSLNGEELFCETNVAGAWLGYLPPDDLVDAGVVIDRRDVEDVIVDLPAPPVDRDVYADGSVYLQTDGSATGHLELTVVGQAAYELLCALSDHDTVGYLHREWLPGIVPTSTVVVTDPDNDWAPIRLSVDFAWPGAATLDAQRLFIRPAILRRLDENPLMAANRRYPISFDYPWSEDCRVVWHLPAGYQFADLLSARTMSGDGYQFRSSVIADGNHVIASRYWRVERRDFGALFFPELRELFNTVQLAQRGLVVLYRETP